Genomic window (Lynx canadensis isolate LIC74 chromosome A1, mLynCan4.pri.v2, whole genome shotgun sequence):
ATGTTTTAGGAATACACAAGAACTAAGTTATCCACTGGGTGTTTTTCTAGCTTGGGCAAGAAGAAGCatctgcttcagtttctttgcttttctgattcccactactgttctttttttttttttttttaatatttatttatttttgagagagagagcgtgagagggggagggttgGATgtaggggtacagaggatccaaagcaggctctgtgcagtcagcagagagccttatgtagggctcgaactcacaaaccacgagatcatgacctgagcagaagtcgaaattggacacttaatcgactgagccacccagaagccccactACTGTTCTTAATTAACCCTTTTCTCCCAAGATGTGGCCCTAAGATGGTCTATGAGACatcagcaaaagtaaaacaaatctgGAAGATTCAACTCCTGAACAAAAAATGTCAGACCTACATTTATTTCCCATATGTCTACTTTATTTCTCAAAGAAATCAAGACACACTGGTGACAAGATTAGGCAGTATGGCATAGGTTATATGGGAGAAGAAATATGTTTCATGTGCCTTGGAATCAGAAGATAGATTCAACACTTGCCAAAATGTACAAATTTCAGTTTGTTGTTAGTTTTCCTGTGGAGAGAAAACAGCAACAGATGAAAATTGCTGAGGCCGTAGACGTTTTATTAACATCCAAACTTCGCTAATGAACCCCCCCAGTAATGTACCCAAGTCTCTCCACTTATTGGTGTTTTTAAAAGGGGGTGGGTGACTGCAATTTAGAAATACTTGAGCAACTGGTGCTGGTTATGTGAGCATGATGCTCAAAATATGTCACAATCAGTTTATATCCCTGAAAACGTATTTCATGAATTTCTAATAAAAGGAGACTCGCTTAGAAACCTTTTTCCCATAAATGATTTTGTCTTAAAGTCACATTTTGCACTTTCCATCAAATGTAACttttcataaaactattttttctgaTAAGAAAAAAACCAGGACAGTATGCCATATATATTAGGTGTTTGTTTTCACTCATGTATgttttgaaaatacttaaaagGATCTATATGTTTCTATACATTCTAGTATATCATACACCatcttatattaaaaatttttttttaatgtttattttatttttgagagacagagacagagcatgagtggggtaagggcagaaagTGGACACATaggatcgaaagcaggctccaggctctgagctgtcggcacttaactgactgagccacccaggcgccccttatatttTTTGATCTGACACTAACACATCTTTCAGATGATTACTTTGTTACCTTTAAGCTAATTTTGGCTACTTGATTTTCAAGTTCAATTTTTATTATAgctccaaaatatattttgttgagAAGTCACCCTCTGAAACAGAACAATTTCTTCAGGATTTTTAGTTATTGTCACCTTTTGTGCCAATAATTAGGGGGCTCTAACGTATCTAAACTTAATGGTTAAAGCTGAACAAGTAAATCTAGTTCATTCTAACATATGACTGGACTGGCATGCCTAACAGGAGGGATGTTCCTTGTCCCTGGAAATAATCAAGCGTAGACTCTGAGATGATGTGAATTATTTGCAGAGGGAGTTCAAGCAATAGATTAGTAGGTGGAAGTTGAATGAGGCGCCCCTCCAATATCCTTCCAACTCAAAGATTCTCGGATTCTTTGCTTTACTCTTACTGCCAGAATATGTAGAGATCCAGTGACACTAGCGACCCCAAATTTTACATATTCGTCATATTCACATATTCATTATTCCCCAAACCACTTTCTCTAGTGGACATATATTTGTCGTAACACCCAATTACAccttaaacacagaaaagaaaaacatttcagtacTTACCGAACTTCAGAACAAAAGAAGCAATCATTGGCATAAGTTTTGCCGTCAGATCCACAAATTGGTGCATATATTTCATAACAAAATCCCTCTTCTCTCCGTGGGAACTTCTCATATTTACTGCAGTCAACctggaaatgcatattaaaagcCTTCAACCGAATCTTTATTCCCAAGATTTAGGATTTCCCAAGCAAGCCTAGAGGGCTCCCCAATCATTTGTTTCCTAGTCTAATGGTCATTTGTTTCCTATTCCTCCTCAAACGCCTTTGAGATATATCAAGTGTGAAGATTTCTTACATCAGATATAAAATCATGAGTGATAAACTTCTTTATGGCAGCTTGTAACCAAatcactatttatttaaaaattaaaaatttaaatttaaaaacatccacGGCCAATTCACAGATGTAACGATTCCCATGGGGTTAGTGTTCTACACATCCTGCTATTCCTCTCTTTCGTTTAAAAAATTCTATCTGAATGCAAGAATGAGATGTATTATAGGGATACCTACTATAGTTTTAAGAACTAGCACATCATTAGCGACTTTTACCATTCATTATTGGTAACAAATGACTTGTTATACACTTAACCAGCACACAGACAGTCACATGTATTTTGCTTGtagttgagaatcactgttctaTATGCAGGAGCAAAGCCAGCGTGTAAAGCTCTCTGCAGGAGCAAGGATGCAATCACCAAGAAAgaattttctgggtttttcaTCTATGAGCAAGCTGAAGAATGTGAACAGTAAAAGTCAAACACatcagggttcaaatcctgatgTGCTCTGGGATATGACCCTGGGAcaatcattttacttctttaagcTTTGATTTCTTTACCTGCCAAGTGAGGACAATAATAACTACAGTGTAAggttaaagcaaaaaatatatataagcaagaagatacatgtaaaatgcttagcacttTGTGACATGGAAAATGCTGagtaaataatagctattatCTTTATCCCTTGGCCTACACAAACTCCAGCTCTATTCAGAAGACTCTacctttccagtttttctttttttttttttttttcaacgtttatttatttttgggacagagagagacagagcatgaacgggggaggggcagagagagagggagacacagaatcggaaacaggctccaggctctgagccatcagcccagagcctgactcggggctcgaactcacggaccgcgagatcgtgacctggctgaagtcggacgcttaaccgactgcgccacccaggcgccccacctttccAGTTTTTCTGACTCTGAATTCCACATGTAAGATTTTACGATTTGATTATCTCCACTTGGATAGCATGAAATATGGTCAAACTTCAAGTTAAATTCATCTTCCCCTTCAGCTATGTTCCGTTAATTAATCATTTCATTCCTTTGGTTGCTTTACACCATGCACCTTCTAAGTTTTAGGGCTGAGCTGAGAGCTGGCAATACAGAGATTAGTATGCGTGACAAAATGGCAGAAGGACCGCAGGGCCTAGTGGAGTATGGTGGAGAATGAGAATCGCAGGGCCCCCTGGTGAGTATATTTCAGCATGACTTCACTTCTTGCCTGCTCAAACCCCAGTACCAGGACTCAATGTGATATGTACAAGGAGACTCCCAAGGCTTCCTCTTCATGAATCTTTTTCATTCTCAAGCAACCAGTAAATCAtgagaatagaatagagaatcctATTATTCTCTTTAATAGGTAAAACAAAAgattcaaagagaagaaaggagctgCCTGGGCCCCAGAATCACACAGCTGAAAAGTCATGGAGCTTGGTCTAGAACCCAAAATGCTTGACTCCTGGTTTAAAGTTTTTACCACCACAGCTAGAATTTCTCAACAATAGTTATTACTCAATATGAGTCATAAAGGGAAGGTTCAATTAAAATCTTCATTCTCTAAGATAAAGAACAAAGATGTGTCTGACCCACTTAACAATTACAACAATCATGACTTGTCCTTATTGAGCTTTACTACGTGCCAGGTACTTAGCTCACCTCTCTTCAAGCGTTGTGGCTTTAAGTCTCACAATAAGCTTATGAACCCAGTATTATTGCCCATGGCCACACAATCAGGGAGCTAGAATACAAACTCAGGACTTTATAACTCGAATGCTAGGTATCTAACCACTTTGTTCTATTATGTCCCGTTCAGAAAGGTctcaatagttttttaaatagaacCAGTTTTGATACTTAAAAACTTCTTCAAACATGTAGCAATTTAATTAATGTATAGTAgcaaatgtttccttattgatacTGGCTTTAAAATTACCTAGAAGTAGGACCTTTATATCAAGATGGATGTACTGACCTGTTGAGGGCCTGTGGCACATTCTACAtctgtaagaaaaacaaagacaagagaaaCTAAATTAAACTCTGGAAGAACCTCATCTTAGTAgaaaaatgatcttttatttatgtttcagcTCTCAGACTGTCAAAAATATGACTCTCTTCAGAGCTGTGTATCAATATAATATCAAAGGTTGAAGCttagcacatatttttttttctttttttggagtgGGATTAGAGCATAGCCAACTACTATAATAACGAAGAGAAACTACTATAATACTGAGAAGTTCTTTCCTACCTCATAATCAGAGTTTAggaaatattgggaaaaaaaaaaacaccagagaaGTGGTTTTATATTTAGGGAATGTCTGCTGTTATGTAGCAGGAATACATAGCAGTTGAAAATTCTAGGGAGGCAAAGTTCAactcaatgaaaaataataatagttcatGTTGCCAAACAATGGATGAGACTGTTTTATGAAGAAATGGCATCCCCATAAATGGTGATATCAAGTCAAAGCAAAGTCTGGATGTACACTTACCAAAGaagttatacaaaatatttatatggaTGAGACTTTGGTCTTAGCTAACCATTTAGCCCCAGAATCGATAGTATCTCAGCCCCAGAGATAGTATCATTCAGTGATTTATTGGTAGAGACAAAATAAT
Coding sequences:
- the SPINK9 gene encoding serine protease inhibitor Kazal-type 9, whose protein sequence is MKATAFVLLLALALTSIFNVECATGPQQVDCSKYEKFPRREEGFCYEIYAPICGSDGKTYANDCFFCSEVRKTNNKLKFVHFGKC